Proteins co-encoded in one Malus domestica chromosome 09, GDT2T_hap1 genomic window:
- the LOC103443306 gene encoding trifunctional UDP-glucose 4,6-dehydratase/UDP-4-keto-6-deoxy-D-glucose 3,5-epimerase/UDP-4-keto-L-rhamnose-reductase RHM2-like, which yields MANVYKPRNILITGAAGFIGSHVVNRLMRNYPEYKILVLDKLDYCSNLKNLHPSHSSPNLKFIKGDICSADFVNSILLNESIDTIMHFAAQTHVDNSFASSFEFTKNNVYGTQVLLEACKVTGQIKRFIHVSTDEVYGETDENAVVGNHEASQLLPTKPYSATKAGSKMLVMAYGRSYGLPLITTRGNNVYGPNQFPEKMIPKFILLAMQGKRLPIYGNGSNFRSYLYCEDVAEAFEVILHRGEVGCVYNIGTKKERRLIDVAREICQHFSLNADAHIKFVQDRPFHDKRYFIDYKKLKALGWSQQTSWEDGLKKTLDWYVKNPDWWGDVSGTLLARPRNCKVSSNFSF from the exons ATGGCGAATGTGTACAAACCGAGGAACATCCTCATTACTGGAGCTGCCGGCTTCATTGGTTCCCATGTTGTCAACCGGCTCATGCGGAACTATCCTGAGTACAAGATTTTGGTCCTTGACAAGCTTGATTACtgttcaaatttgaaaaaccTTCACCCTTCACATTCATCACCCAACCTTAAGTTTATCAAGGGAGACATCTGCAGTGCTGACTTTGTCAATTCAATTCTTCTCAACGAGTCCATTGATACAATAATGCACTTTGCAGCCCAGACCCATGTCGACAACTCTTTCG CATCCAG CTTTGAGTTCACTAAAAATAACGTCTACGGTACACAGGTTCTCTTAGAAGCATGCAAAGTCACTGGTCAAATCAAAAGGTTCATTCATGTAAGCACAGACGAAGTGTATGGGGAGACAGATGAGAATGCTGTGGTGGGAAATCATGAGGCTTCTCAGCTTCTTCCGACAAAGCCCTACTCTGCAACTAAAGCTGGATCGAAGATGCTTGTCATGGCGTATGGGCGTTCATATGGATTGCCGTTGATAACGACCAGAGGAAATAATGTTTACGGCCCCAATCAGTTTCCTGAAAAGATGATTCCAAAATTCATTCTATTGGCTATGCAAGGGAAGCGTCTTCCGATTTATGGAAATGGATCCAATTTCAGAAGTTATCTCTATTGTGAGGATGTCGCAGAGGCATTTGAAGTCATTCTTCATAGGGGTGAGGTAGGCTGTGTCTACAACATCGGGacaaagaaagagaggagaTTGATTGATGTGGCTAGGGAAATTTGCCAACACTTCTCTTTGAACGCAGATGCACATATTAAGTTTGTGCAGGATAGGCCTTTTCATGATAAGAGATATTTCATTGATTACAAGAAGCTGAAAGCCTTGGGATGGTCCCAACAGACGTCGTGGGAGGATGGGTTGAAGAAGACATTGGACTGGTACGTGAAGAATCCCGACTGGTGGGGGGATGTTTCTGGAACACTACTTGCTCGCCCGAGAAACTGCAAAGtttcttcaaatttttctttttaa